One genomic segment of Bacteroidota bacterium includes these proteins:
- a CDS encoding efflux RND transporter periplasmic adaptor subunit — translation MKTKFYVGIIIIFIFLVGCKQDYKQNDEISIETVSFTMFGIHSELFVEFTPLVVGNESNFLSHFNNLQNYKPIIEGKLKLELINSDLTISQTANTPARPGIFNIALTPKHSGLHQLIFTIETKNVTDVFTIDSIMVFADETTAKNQHPSDQPQGEITFLKEQAWNIDFETKIVEEVSFFEVIKTSGKILPAAGSEAIITAKSNGIITLNGNNLIQGKNILAGTTLCNISGEGLAEGSVTSRFNELKNQFAKSRAAYQRAEILIVTKAISEKEFIEIKTDYLNDSVSYYSFANNYSDDGIKITMPQSGFVKEVFVQEGKYVEAGQIIAIVGSSRKMALKAEMLANMYPKLKKVFSCNFKTPYSEKVYTLDDMKGKLISTSHKVDENDFFTHVYFEFENNGEILEGTFVEVFLKINQQQKALMVPKSALLEEQGIFFLYLQISGESFTKREVKIGGTDGIFYQIEDGLAKGERVVTKGAHQIRLASLAGSLPLHGHTH, via the coding sequence ATGAAAACTAAATTTTACGTTGGCATTATCATTATTTTTATTTTTTTGGTTGGTTGTAAACAAGATTATAAACAGAATGATGAAATAAGTATCGAAACTGTTTCGTTTACGATGTTCGGTATTCACAGCGAACTGTTTGTGGAGTTCACCCCATTGGTTGTCGGGAACGAAAGTAATTTTTTGTCGCATTTTAACAATCTGCAAAATTACAAACCGATAATTGAAGGCAAATTAAAACTCGAATTAATCAACAGCGATCTAACAATTAGCCAAACTGCTAATACGCCCGCGAGACCCGGAATCTTCAACATCGCATTAACACCCAAACACAGCGGTTTGCACCAGTTAATTTTTACTATCGAAACTAAAAACGTTACCGATGTCTTTACCATCGATAGTATCATGGTTTTCGCAGATGAGACCACCGCAAAAAATCAACATCCTTCCGACCAACCACAAGGTGAAATTACGTTTCTTAAAGAACAGGCGTGGAATATTGATTTTGAAACAAAGATTGTAGAGGAAGTCTCTTTTTTTGAAGTTATAAAGACTTCAGGCAAAATACTCCCAGCCGCAGGAAGCGAGGCAATAATAACTGCTAAATCGAATGGAATAATAACTCTAAATGGAAATAATCTTATCCAAGGGAAAAATATTTTAGCAGGGACTACACTTTGCAATATTTCGGGTGAAGGTTTGGCTGAAGGCAGTGTTACATCTCGTTTCAACGAACTTAAAAATCAATTTGCAAAAAGTAGAGCCGCTTACCAACGGGCTGAAATATTAATCGTTACCAAAGCAATATCTGAAAAAGAATTTATTGAAATAAAAACGGATTACCTCAACGATTCAGTAAGTTATTATTCTTTTGCAAACAATTATTCCGATGATGGCATCAAAATTACGATGCCACAAAGCGGATTCGTTAAAGAGGTCTTCGTTCAGGAGGGGAAGTATGTTGAAGCAGGGCAAATCATCGCAATAGTTGGCAGTAGCCGTAAAATGGCGCTGAAAGCTGAAATGCTCGCAAATATGTATCCGAAATTAAAGAAAGTATTCTCGTGCAATTTTAAAACACCCTACAGCGAAAAAGTTTATACTTTAGACGATATGAAGGGAAAACTAATATCAACAAGTCATAAAGTCGATGAAAACGATTTTTTCACACACGTTTATTTTGAATTTGAGAACAACGGTGAAATTCTCGAAGGCACGTTTGTCGAAGTATTTCTAAAAATAAATCAACAGCAGAAAGCGCTGATGGTTCCCAAATCAGCACTATTAGAAGAACAAGGAATATTTTTTCTATATCTCCAGATTTCGGGGGAAAGTTTTACCAAGCGAGAGGTAAAAATCGGTGGGACTGACGGAATATTTTATCAGATAGAAGATGGACTTGCAAAAGGCGAACGGGTGGTAACGAAGGGCGCTCATCAAATCCGCTTAGCTTCACTTGCCGGAAGTTTGCCATTACACGGTCATACACACTAA